The Malaclemys terrapin pileata isolate rMalTer1 chromosome 7, rMalTer1.hap1, whole genome shotgun sequence nucleotide sequence taatCATGTTCCTCCGCATCCCCAAGGCCTCTCCGCCCGCAGCTCAGACTCCATCCACAATGGGGGGCGGAGCCCCGGCTGCTGTAACCGGGCAGGAGAGAACGCTGCGAACGTGCGCCTGCCTGCCATTGGCCGAGCCCGGCACACACTCCCGGCTCGCGACTGGTGGCTGCAGCACTAGAGGCCGGATCGGGGTTTCtggctgagcagggagggggcggccGCTCCTGAACTGTCTATTTAAAGCGCTCAAGCCGGGTTAGGGGGACACCAGCGCCGAGAAGGGGGAACTCAGTCCATGCACAGCACTATCCTCGCCCGTACCAGCAGCCTCCAATCGTCCCCGGGAGCGGCACTTCGACTACCTCTTCCACCGCCTCCGGCTGCTCCCAGCCCGGATCCCACGGCCCGGTAAGTATCGCGCTGGGGTTGTCTTTCCTGTCCGAGGCACAGCGCTCCGATCCCTTTCATTCTCTCCGCGGGTTGTTTCGCTGGATGATCATCAGTGTAAACCCCCCGAGGTCTAGGTCTCTGTTGCATTCGAGATCTTTCTGCATGACCGTGAACTAACAGCGCTAGAGCCGTGCGTTACTGACCCCCTCTTTCTGTGCTGGCCTTGGATTGCAGGATCTGTATTTTGTGCTGATCTCCGCGTCCCCACTTCCACTCCGGAGGGTGACCAGCAGCAGCGATGCCAGGCGTGTGGGACAGCTTCTCTTCCTCGCTGCCTCCCAttccagagcagagagagaacCAGCCCTCACCCATCTTCTCCCGGGGAAAGAGCTGGCAGCAGGAAGTGCCCGATCGCTGTGTCCGAGCGGAGAGCTCCGATTGTGAATCCCTGGACAGCAGCTTGAGCTGTGAAGGAGGTAAGTACTGTAGATTTTAGGACTGAAACTTCATGTTCTTTGGTGTTTTGAGTTAAACTATAACGAACAATTTAGGATGGTATTATCCAAATTTAAGAAGGGTACACACTtactaaaaatttttttttctaaaccgTGTCCAGTTAATATACTTTAAAACACAATTCAAATAGCAAAATGAATGTACACCAGAGCTGTAATTCGGTAAAGCTAAAATACACAACGGGAGAGGGTTAagcttaataaaaatattgtccCATAAAACTCTAGCAGCCCTTCTTTCCCTATCCCACAATACTGTTCTTTATCACCTAGTACTTTACATTCTTCTCTCACAGAAAAGCTGCTTCAGTTCATAAACTGATCAGTTTGCTTTCCCTTAACATTTGGTCCTTTGTAGCAACTTTTACTAGGGAGTTTGTGAAACAAAAGCCAGTTTAATAAACTAGCCAATACTGACCTGCCTTCTTTGATTTTCATTCACAGATGCAGAGTACCTGGATGAAGTTTCTCTGCCAGATTTTGACTTGTTAAATGACCCAGAAGATGAACTCCTATGTAATAATCTCATGAAACTAATCCAAGTCAGTCTGAACAAAGCCAATATCAATTCCAGGCGTTGCTCCAGACTTGTGATGCCAAGCCAACTCGTCACTCAAGTCAGCAAAGAGCTGCTTCACCTGGCTTATAGTGAGCCCTGTGGCCTGAGAGGTGCCCTCATTGACCTGTGTGTTGAACAAGGGAAGGGGTGTCACAGTGTGGGGCAGATTGCAGTGGATCCGAATCTTGTGCCTACTTTCCAGCTGACCCTTGTGTTAAGATTGGACTCCCGGCTCTGGCCTAAAATC carries:
- the DDIT4 gene encoding DNA damage-inducible transcript 4 protein, translated to MPGVWDSFSSSLPPIPEQRENQPSPIFSRGKSWQQEVPDRCVRAESSDCESLDSSLSCEGDAEYLDEVSLPDFDLLNDPEDELLCNNLMKLIQVSLNKANINSRRCSRLVMPSQLVTQVSKELLHLAYSEPCGLRGALIDLCVEQGKGCHSVGQIAVDPNLVPTFQLTLVLRLDSRLWPKIQGLLSSGTSFTPGFSQSLKLSTGFRVIKKKLYSSEQLLIEEC